CGTCTACAACCTCCTGCGGCTTCCGCCGATGACGCGACAGTGCCTGTCCCGCGTGCCCAAGGACGCCGCAGGATTCTTCGGCCTCGGCCTCAACCCAGCCCTCGTCCAGGCCGCCGCCGACGCCGCTGGCCAGCCCGGAGACAAAGTCGCCGTGACCGGCTTCGACATCGGTCGCGAGTTCTTCGGAAACATCCGCGAGGTGTGCGCGTTCATCGTGCCCGGCGCGATGTCCGAAGGCGACGGCGAGGTCTCGAAAATCCCCAACGTCGGCATCCTCCTCGCCGTGAACGACGTTGCCCGCTCCAAAGCCCTGTGGAACCAACTACTGACCATCCCTGGTCTCGTCGCCGGCAAGGAGCCGATCGCACCCAAGGCGGTGCAAATTGGGGAGACGGACGTGATGTCTTACGCCATTCCCGAATTCGGCCGGGTCTATCTCGCCGAATTCGACGGTTGCATCGCCATCGGCCTGACGCGCACTGCCCTCAAAGCCGCCATGCAGGCGGGCAGCAAGAACCGCAGCGTTCTCGACGATCCCGTCCTCGGCAAGGTGATCGAGAAGATGCCGACCGACAGCAGCATCATGGTCGTCGCCCACGTCGGCCGGCTCGCCAAGGTCGCCGCCGGCTCCGGCGACATGGGAATGGCGATGGCCGCCGGCCCCGCCGCCGAACTCTGCAGCAACACCGTTGCCTGGCTGGGCCTCGGACAATCGCCGACGCAGCTTACGCTCCGCACCTCGATCAGCGGCCTACCCAACATCAACGCGGCCATCAAGAAGTTCTCGCCGATGATCAACGCCTTCGCCGGCCAGGCCGGGGCGTTTCATCAGGAGAAGGACGACGATGTAGTGAAGGTCGAGAAGCGGACGGAAAAGCGCACGGACAAGAAGCGAAAGCACAAGCCCGAACCGCTGTAGCGTCCGCCCTCTGTGGCGGACGATGGCGAACGTCAATCGTGCGGGAATCCTTTGCCGCGCTTGACTTTTTTCGCTATTCGCTATTCGCCATTCGCAATTGCACTTCAGTGCTTAAAGTGCCTTGTACCCGTAAAGATCATCGCCGCCCCACGTTCGTCGCAGGCGGCGATGGTCTCCGCGTCGCGCTTTGACCCGCCGGGCTGAATAATCGCCGTCACCCCCGCATCGAGCAGAATCTCCGGCCCATCGCGGAACGGGAAAAACGCGTCTGACGCGGCCACGGAGCCTTTGATCTTGTCCGCGTGCCCGTTCTCCTTGGCCAACCACGTCGCAATCCGGCAGCTCATCACCCGCGACATCTGCCCGGCCCCGTTGCCAATGAGCATCCCGTCCTTGCAGATGCTGATCGCGTTGCTCTTGGTGTGCTTGGCAATGAGCCACGCCATCCTCAAATCCGCCATTTCCGATTCACTCGGCGCTCGCTTTGTCACGACCTTCCACTGATCTTCGTTGAGCCCGATGAGGTCGCGCGATTGAACGAGCATGCCGCCGGCGATGGTCTTGTACTCCATTTCGTCGGCGCTCGGCGCAGCACTCATGTCGCCGACGGCGAGCAGCCGGACGTTCTCGCCCCACTTCTTCTTCGTGCGAATGATCTCGACGGCCTTTTCATCAAAAGACGGTGCGACCCAGACTTCGACAAAGAATCCGCCCGCCCCCGCCACTTTGCCGAAGCGATCGTAGGTCTCCATGACCAAGGTGGCGAAATCGTTCGTTACGGGAAAGTTGACGGCGAGTATCCCCCCCATCGCCGCATTCGGATCGCCGAGGTAAGCGCGGCGATAGGCTTCCCTGGATTCGGACGCTATGCCGACACCACACGCGTTAGTATGTTTTATGAAGGCACAATTAGACAGAGATTTGTTCGCACGCGTCAATTCCGCGCAAAGCTCCAACGCGGCGTTGGCATCAACATAGTTATTGAAAGACAAGTCCGTTGCGACCGATTTCACGACCCAGTCTTTCAGCCCTCCACTGATCGAAGACACGCCGGCAATTCCGATCGCCGACCGGATCAGCCATATGCAGGCTTCCTGATCGGGATTCTCTCCATATCGCGCAACATCTATTCGATCGAGCGCGAGCATGGCACTAGCCGGGGCAGGCTCAAATTGTGCGTCTCGGCCTGATTGTTCAGCCTTTCGCTCCATTGCCCATTCGATGAATCGACTCCAATGTGTGTAGATGCCTAAATCGTATTGGCTCGTTCGCTGAAACACGCCCGTCGCATAGACAAGGCTCATCATGTAGGGGACCTGCCCTTTGTCCTTCCGCATCGCGTCCAAAACGTATGGGTATTGCCGAGGATCGCCGATTACGACCAGACAGCCGAAATTCTTCGCCGCCGCCCGCAAGAGACACGGCCCCCCAATATCAATCATCTCAATCGCCTCCTCAAACTTGCAGTTCGGATCGGCGACGGTCTTTTCAAACGGGTACAGGTTCACCACGACCATGTCGATCGGCTGGATGCCCTGCTCGGCGAGCTGACGCATGTGCTCGGGATTGTCGCGGTCGGCGAGGATCGCCGCGTGGATTTTCGGATGCAGCGTCTTCACCCGCCCGTCGAGCATCTCCGGAAAGCCCGTGACCTCCTCGACGAGCGTCACGGGGATGCCCGCGTCCTTCAGGTGCCTGGCCGTTCCGCCGGTCGAGATGATCTCGATGCCGAACTCGTCCACCAGGGCCCGCGCGAAATCGGCGATGCCCGTCTTGTCATAGACGGCGATCAGGGCTCGGCGAATCTTGTGCTCAGCCATCGTCCTTCATCCGGGTGCGAGAATCCCGGCGCGCCGGGATCGCACCAGCACCAGCGCAACAAAAAGGCCGGCTCGTCACCACGAACCGGCCTTTAGCCTAGCAGATTGAGTTTTCGCGGCAATCGCCGCCGGCCCTATCGGGCACCGGGGGATTCCTCCTCCTTTTCCTCGGGCTCCTTGTCTTCTTCCTCGCCTTCCGAATCTTCCGATTCGTCGGGACTCTCCTCATCACCCTCTTCCGCCTCGGAATCCTCCGATTCCTCGTCGGCGCCTTCTTCATCCTCATCGGCGGGCTCACTCGTCGCGGAATCTTCGTCTTCCGCCTCCTCCTCGTCGGCCTCTTCGCCTTCCTCCTCAGCCTCGTCCTCGCTGGCTTCGTCGCTGGCGCCCTCCTCCTCAGCAGGCGATTCTTCGGCTTCAGCATCCTCCGCCGCGCCCTCTTCCTCGGACTCCTCGGTTTTCTTCGCGGCGGGCTTGGACTTCGGCTTCACCGGCTCTTCCTTCACACCGGCCAGCCCGCGTCCCCCCACCGGCCGCGCCGTGCTCTTGCTCGTCAGCCAGTCTTCCTCAAACAGCCACTCCGGCAGCTTGCTTCGCTTCGGGGGCTCCGGCGCCGCCTTGACCTTAGCCGCGAGCTTCGCCGCTTCGACATCCGCCGCCGCCTTGGCGCGGCGATCGTTCCGCAGGACATCCACCACCTGTTCCGGACTCAGTCTGGGCGCATCCGTCGAGCGCAAACACGAGATCTCCCCGCCGCTTCCCACCAGATAGACCGATTCATCGGGCTGCGACGCCGCCGCGAACGCGATCATCGACGCGTTGAGCGTCTGCTCGACGCTGCCCGTCGCCGTGCTGACCCTCAGCACCTCCCCAGACCCCTCCGAAAGCAAATAGGAATACCGGCCAAACTGCAACAGAAACTGCCCGCCCTCGCGCCGCCGCCAGATCTGCGCGCCGGTCCCGGCTTCCAGCGCGTACAGCCCCTCCTCCGGAATCGATTGGTACACGCGGTCCAGCGCCGCGTGCGGCGACGTGAGCAGCGGCGTATCAAACCGCACGCGCCAGCGCCGCTTCCCGATCACCCGATCCAGGCAATACAGCGACCGATCGCTCGACGCGACATAAACCGAGTCCGGCGTGACCACGACATCGCTGAAGACGGGCGCCTCGGTGTCAAACGTCCAATTCTTGACTTTATCCTCTTTCGTGCAGGAAACGACGCGGCCATCCAGCCCGGCAAAATACAGGTTGCCGCCCGAGATGACTGGTGTCCCGGCGACCGTGTTGGGCGTCATCAATTGCCAGTATTGGATGCCCCGCAGGATATCGATCGAGTAAAACCGCTGGTTCGCCGCACCGACGTAAATCCGCTTTTCGTCCGCCACGGCCGCGCAGCTCGCCGCGAACGGCAGCTTCACTTCTTCCAGCGGCAATTCCAGATCGCCGACGACGCGATCGCCCGGGCGGACCTTGTCCCCACCCTCCAGCCGCGTCAATTTGCCCATAGATTGGCGGTTGAGCACCGACGATAACTTCAGTTCCGCCAGCGCCGACCCCGAGACCTCGCCGACTTCATTCGGCCGATACACTCGCAACGTGTCGCCGACCCGGACGCCATGCGCCTCGCCGACGCTGATCGTAGACGTATCGTGCTGCACCTCGATCACGACGCCGTTGATCGAGCGCGGCTCCAGCGCCGGCTCACCCGTCCGCCGGTTCAGGACCATCACGGTCCCACCCGTCGTGAAGAAAACGTAATCCTCGCTATGGGACGGGCCGCGCAGCGCCTGATCGGCTTCGGCCAGCAGGGCCGACCAGCGAATAATCCCTGTCGGCGCGTGAACCGCGTAGGCTCGATTGGCGTTCGTAATGACGTAAAGGCTGTCGTCGAGCAGGGCGATTCGCGAAACGAGTTCCCCGTTCAGTTTCAGGTCCACCTCCCAGGCGCGTTGCAGGCCGAACCCGGCCAACGCCCCGGGGGCGACGACATCTCCGCGAACCGCCGCAGCGGAAACCAACAGGCCCGCGCAGCAAATAACACCCAACGATCTCAGGCTCGCTCTCACAGTCATCCTCGTACCTCCGGGCACATCGCCGCGGCCGCATTCCCCGGCAAGGAAGGCCAACGGTCTCAGGCAGGCTTGGCTGGCAGGATTAGCGACACGGGACGTATCGCAATGGCTGGCCGATGTCTCATCTAATCTAAGGGACGCGAGGGTCACGAATCAAGCCAATCGGCCCCCGATCGCACCCGAGAGGCCGCAAACCCCGCCGGGGACCGCCGCGGTCGGAGGCATTGCGGAAGCCGATAACACATCGCCGGTGTCCCGCCCCGCGCTGGACTCGTGCCGACCCGCCATTACTGGCCCTGCCATGACCGAAATCAGAATTCGCCGCAAAGCGAATTGTCGAGACCCCTACCCCTTGCAAATGGCCTGCCACGTGGGGATAATCAAGTAATCCTACCGGGTTTCCGGCTGCGGATTTGCCGGGGCATGGTAGGGCCTCACCAAGACCGCGCGGCGCCGACAATCGCCCGCGAGCAAAACAACACGCGCCACGGGCTGCGACATCCCTGCCGGGGGGCGGGTGGAAAGAGCGAGCGTAAGCGAACAAGCCTGCCGGTCCGTAGCGCGATACAAGCCAGGAGGATTGCCGTGAGCGTCCTGACAAAAGTGTTGGTCACCCTGCTGACCTTCTTATCCATTGCCCTCGCTATGCTCGTGGTCTCGGCCTTCGCCCAGCAGCAGAACTGGAAGCAGTCTGCGGAAGACTGGCAGACGGCCGCGACCGCCGCGCAGGCCAAGGAGCGGACCGTCGCCGCCAACGCCGCCCTCGAAAAACAGCGGGCCCTCGATCAGCATCTCGCGGACTCGGCAACCATCAGCAAGCTCAACGGCGATCTGGCCGAAAAGGAAGGCACGATTTCCGAACTGAATCGCGCCGTCGCCGACGCCCAGAGCAAACTCAGCATCGAGCAGGGTCAGGCCTCCAGCTTCGGCGAGAGCCTCAAGCTCGTCCAGGCCGATCTCAGCCGCGAGCGGGAATTCAGCACGAAGCTCGCCCGCCGTAACAGCGAACTCGAACGCGGTAATATCGACCTCACGGACCGCGTCAAGGAACTCACCACCAACATCGAAATGGCCAAGGCCCAGGTCCGGGGCCTCCAGCAGCAGATCGCTGCCATGGATAGCGGAGGAGCCGGCGGCTCCAGCACCGGACTGGCCCGTGCCACGCAGATCCCCAGCGGAGTATCGGTCGAGGCAGGCGTACCCTCCGTCCATGCCCCCGAAGCCGGCGGTCTGGCGATGCCCATCCGGGGCGAGGTGACGAGCATTCAGGGCGACTTGGCCAGCATCTCGGTCGGCAGTGCCGACGGCGTCGCCCACGGCATGAACTTCCTGATCTACCGGCGGTCCGGTTCGGGTAGCAGGCCCCAGTACCTGGGCACCCTGAGAATTACCAAGGTCGAAGCCAACCAGTCCGCCGGTCAGATCGAACAGTCCGAAGGCGACATTCGCCCCGGTGACTATGCCCGGGACGAGGCCAGCTTCGCAATGAGGGGCTAGCCGGTCATGTGAGAAGCGGAATCCCTCGTCGCCAAGCTAATTGAACGGCGATGATTACGACCGACCAGGAGCGATTACGATGAGCCAGATTCCCGCAGGCCCCGGAGGAGCCCCGTCGCGTCGGCCCTCCAATGACATCTATACCGTCATGGTCGCCGTCGCCCTTGCGACCGTCGCCGGCACGCTGGCCTTTGCCATCTTTCGCTGCATCGATCTCCTCGGCAAGCCCTTCCCCGGCATCTAGCCGCGGGTGGCACGGTCTCGCAGCAGCGAGGCCGTGGCTCTATCGAGCCCAACGCCCAACCTGGGAATTCACAGTAGGCCGCGGCACGTCCAACTTTTCTTGATTTCTGCCCGGTTCGCTATAGCGTTACGCCAGGCAAACGGTAGAATGCCGCCATCGGCTGAGCGGGACTTGTCTCTTTAAGCCGCTCGAGCGAATGGATTGCGCTTCATCGCGTCGTGGCATAAAAGAAGGGATTCGCTGCCTTGTTATTCGATTCACTTCTGGGAATGTTCAGCGTCGATATGGGAATCGACCTGGGCACCTGCAACACACTGGTGTGCGTGAAGGGCGAAGGCATCGTCCTGAACGAGCCGTCCGTCGTCGCCGTGCGCAAGGGCACGAATGAAGTCCTGCAAGGCGGCAACGCGGTGGGACTCGTCGCCAAGGAAATGCTCGGCAAGACGCCCGGCTCGATCATGGCCGTCCGCCCGCTCAAGGACGGCGTCATCGCCGACTTCGACATCACCGAGGCGATGCTCGGCTATTTCATCCGCAAGGTCCACGGCGGCCGGCGCTTCATTCGCCCCCGCGTCGTCATCGCCGTTCCTTCGGGCATCACCGCCGTCGAGAAGCGCGCGGTGTACGGCTCCGCTGAACGCGCCGGCGCGAGACGCGTGTACCTGATCCAGGAGCCCATGGCCGCCGGTATCGGCGCCGGTCTGCCCATCGCCGAGGCCCGCGCCAGCATGATTGTCGACATCGGCGGCGGCACGACGGAAGTGGCGATCATGGCGCTGGCCGACATCTCCGCCAGCACTTCGCTCCGCGTCGCCGGCGACGACCTCGACGAAGCCGTCACCGCGCACATGAAGCGCACCTACAACATGCAGATCGGCCCCCAGACCGCCGAGAACATCAAGATTCAGATCGGCTCGGCCGCGCAGATGGACCAGGAGCTGACCATGGAGGTCCGCGGCCGCGATATGATCAGCGGCCTGCCCAGAAAGACCGTCATCACCAGCCAGGAAGTTCGCGAGGCCCTCCGCGAGCCGGTCAGCCAGATTCTCGAATCCGTCACGCACACGCTCGAACACTGCGAGCCCGAACTCGCCGCCGATTTGGTCGAGACGGGCATCTATCTCTGCGGAGGCGGGGCGCTGCTTCGCGGATTACACACGCTCATGTCCGAGGCGACGGGCCTGGACGTCAAAGTTGTCGACGATCCGCTCTCCTGCGTCGCCCGCGGCACCAGCGTCTATCTGGAAAACCTCGCCGAATGGCGCAAGACGATGGAATCCGACAACGGCTTCGCGTAATCACCGCGCTGGAATGTCCCGCCGGACAAAGATCGCCAATCCCGCAAACCAGAATACTGCTGCTATGGCGAGCAAGGCGGCCATGTCCTTCCACGGCCACGCGGCGTCGCGGATGATGACGAGCGGCGCGTAATAGTGCAGGAAACCCGTGAAATCGATCGGCCGCAACGCCGGCCACAGCGAGCACAGGAAGTTCACGACGAAGGAGTAGAAGACGAGGAAGAACGCGGCGGCTACCGCCATCCCCCGCCGATCGGATGCGGCCGATATGGCCAGCCCCAGGCAGCAAACGAACACGACCGCCGCGCTGAGGTTACACGTCACGATGGCGAACAGGTCCAACGGCACACCCTGAAATCCCGTCAGCCGCAGCCCGATCTTCGCCCCCAACCAAACAAACCAACATAGCGCCGCGCTCATGCCCACCAGTGCAACGCTGACGGACGCGTAAATCGTGGCCCGTGAAACCGGCAGCGTGGCCAAGACGTCCGCCGTTCCGCGATCGACTTCTCCGGCCAGCGCGCCGCTGGCCAGCGTGAGCGAAAACGCAACAAGCAGCACCCACACCAACGGATGGCTGAAACCCAGGCTCAAGAGGCCGCCCGGCTTGGTAAACTCCGCCACATCGGCCCCGACCAGGGCCGAAATCAGCGACCGCACCCACGGCAACTTGAACCACTGTTCGGTCTGGTCGCGCGGCACGGAGTCCAGCGCGAAGTTGAAGAGCACGAGAAATGTTGCAAGAAGGATGGCTGCGGCGACCCAGAGCAGGAAATAGTCGCGGATGGTCCGACGGACGAGTGGCAGGCTGATCATGATCGCGCCTCCTTCCCGGGCGCGGGCGTGTCCTCCCGATAGTACGCCGCGAACAAGTCCTCCAGGTCCGGTGCGCCGATCGCGACGTCCTGCAGCTTGAGCGACCCGAGCCACGCCAGAAGTCCATCCACCGGTCCGCGCCAGCTTCCCAAGACCGCCCCGTCGCGACTCGACCCGTCGATCCAATCTTTCGGAAAGACGGCTTTTCGTAATTCGTCATCCGTCATGCGTAATTCCACGCGGCGAACGGCCCGCGCGCGCAGGTCGGCAATGCTGCTGTCGGCAATGATCCGACCGGCCCGGATAATCGCCACGCGATCGCAGAGCAGCTCCACCTCGCTCAGCGTGTGGCTGGAAAAGA
Above is a window of Phycisphaerae bacterium DNA encoding:
- a CDS encoding PQQ-binding-like beta-propeller repeat protein; the protein is MTVRASLRSLGVICCAGLLVSAAAVRGDVVAPGALAGFGLQRAWEVDLKLNGELVSRIALLDDSLYVITNANRAYAVHAPTGIIRWSALLAEADQALRGPSHSEDYVFFTTGGTVMVLNRRTGEPALEPRSINGVVIEVQHDTSTISVGEAHGVRVGDTLRVYRPNEVGEVSGSALAELKLSSVLNRQSMGKLTRLEGGDKVRPGDRVVGDLELPLEEVKLPFAASCAAVADEKRIYVGAANQRFYSIDILRGIQYWQLMTPNTVAGTPVISGGNLYFAGLDGRVVSCTKEDKVKNWTFDTEAPVFSDVVVTPDSVYVASSDRSLYCLDRVIGKRRWRVRFDTPLLTSPHAALDRVYQSIPEEGLYALEAGTGAQIWRRREGGQFLLQFGRYSYLLSEGSGEVLRVSTATGSVEQTLNASMIAFAAASQPDESVYLVGSGGEISCLRSTDAPRLSPEQVVDVLRNDRRAKAAADVEAAKLAAKVKAAPEPPKRSKLPEWLFEEDWLTSKSTARPVGGRGLAGVKEEPVKPKSKPAAKKTEESEEEGAAEDAEAEESPAEEEGASDEASEDEAEEEGEEADEEEAEDEDSATSEPADEDEEGADEESEDSEAEEGDEESPDESEDSEGEEEDKEPEEKEEESPGAR
- a CDS encoding rod shape-determining protein; the encoded protein is MFSVDMGIDLGTCNTLVCVKGEGIVLNEPSVVAVRKGTNEVLQGGNAVGLVAKEMLGKTPGSIMAVRPLKDGVIADFDITEAMLGYFIRKVHGGRRFIRPRVVIAVPSGITAVEKRAVYGSAERAGARRVYLIQEPMAAGIGAGLPIAEARASMIVDIGGGTTEVAIMALADISASTSLRVAGDDLDEAVTAHMKRTYNMQIGPQTAENIKIQIGSAAQMDQELTMEVRGRDMISGLPRKTVITSQEVREALREPVSQILESVTHTLEHCEPELAADLVETGIYLCGGGALLRGLHTLMSEATGLDVKVVDDPLSCVARGTSVYLENLAEWRKTMESDNGFA
- the purH gene encoding bifunctional phosphoribosylaminoimidazolecarboxamide formyltransferase/IMP cyclohydrolase, encoding MAEHKIRRALIAVYDKTGIADFARALVDEFGIEIISTGGTARHLKDAGIPVTLVEEVTGFPEMLDGRVKTLHPKIHAAILADRDNPEHMRQLAEQGIQPIDMVVVNLYPFEKTVADPNCKFEEAIEMIDIGGPCLLRAAAKNFGCLVVIGDPRQYPYVLDAMRKDKGQVPYMMSLVYATGVFQRTSQYDLGIYTHWSRFIEWAMERKAEQSGRDAQFEPAPASAMLALDRIDVARYGENPDQEACIWLIRSAIGIAGVSSISGGLKDWVVKSVATDLSFNNYVDANAALELCAELTRANKSLSNCAFIKHTNACGVGIASESREAYRRAYLGDPNAAMGGILAVNFPVTNDFATLVMETYDRFGKVAGAGGFFVEVWVAPSFDEKAVEIIRTKKKWGENVRLLAVGDMSAAPSADEMEYKTIAGGMLVQSRDLIGLNEDQWKVVTKRAPSESEMADLRMAWLIAKHTKSNAISICKDGMLIGNGAGQMSRVMSCRIATWLAKENGHADKIKGSVAASDAFFPFRDGPEILLDAGVTAIIQPGGSKRDAETIAACDERGAAMIFTGTRHFKH
- a CDS encoding ABC transporter permease subunit encodes the protein MISLPLVRRTIRDYFLLWVAAAILLATFLVLFNFALDSVPRDQTEQWFKLPWVRSLISALVGADVAEFTKPGGLLSLGFSHPLVWVLLVAFSLTLASGALAGEVDRGTADVLATLPVSRATIYASVSVALVGMSAALCWFVWLGAKIGLRLTGFQGVPLDLFAIVTCNLSAAVVFVCCLGLAISAASDRRGMAVAAAFFLVFYSFVVNFLCSLWPALRPIDFTGFLHYYAPLVIIRDAAWPWKDMAALLAIAAVFWFAGLAIFVRRDIPAR